The DNA segment CCTGTTCGAGACCTTGCGCAAGCAGCAGGAGGCCAATGCCCGCGATACCATCCAGCTGCTGGGGCAGCGGCGCGAATTGCTGCAGCAGCTCGCCGACGGCCAGGAACTGCTGCGCAAATCGGGCAACACCACCTCGGAGCGCTATCTGCGGGTGCATGCGGAGCTGGCGGAGGTGCTGGAGCGCTCGGCCAGCAAGCAGGGCGACCTCCTGTCGCTCACTCTGAACAGCGCCGAGAAACAGGCCCAATACGAGCGCGAGCTCCAGGCCCTGCAAAGCCGCCGCGCCCAGGCCCAGCGGCAGATCGAACGGCTTTCCGACCGGATCCGCCATGATACCGTGATCCGCAGCACGCAGCACGGGCTGGTCTCGGAGCTCAAGGTCCTGCCCGGCGATCTCGTGCGCTTCGACACGCCCCTGATCAGCCTTCTGCCGGTCGACGAGAGCTTCGCCGGCATCCGCCCCGGCGGCGAGCGCCTCGTCGCCGCCATCCTGATCCCGGTGAAGGACGGCAAGAAGATGCGCGTCGGCATGCCGGCGCTCGTCGATCCCACCTCGGTGCGCCGCGACGTATACGGCGCGATCAAGGGCACCGTCTCCAAGACCCCGCAAGTCGCGGCGAGCCCGGAATATCTGCGCCATATCCTGCGCAACGACGATCTCGTGCGCAAACTCACCGCCAGCGGCCCGCCCTTCCTGATCACCGTGGAAATGGAACGGGACAAGTCCACGCAGACCGGGTTCCGCTGGACGAGCTCGCAGGGGCCGGATGCACAGATCACCGCAGGAACCCTGCTGGAGGCGAAGATCGTAATCGATCACGTCTCCGTTCTCAGCCTGCTGCTGCCCGCCCTGAAGGATCTCGTCAGAGGCCCGCCCGCAGCCGTGCAGCCGATCTGAGCATCCGATCAACGGACGCGCAGCGAACGGGTTTCCAGTTAGAGCAATTCAGCAACTCCCCGAATCGCGGAATTGCTCCAAGTCTTTGTTTTATCGCATTTTCTTCACGCGAACCGGTGTCCACTTCGCTCGAAAATGCTCTAGCTTCCACGGAGGTGCCCCCGCCGCGGGCCGTCTTGCAGCCTATTGCTGGCGGGAGCGCAATATGGCGAAGCCAGCCTCGAGCTGGGCGGCGCTGGACGCGCCCTGGCTGGACGCGACCTCGACGGCGGCGTAGGCCCGTTGCAGGTCGGCATCAGCCGGTTCGGCCGCGGCCACTCCGGCCCGCTGCGCCACCTGCTTCTCGAGATCGACCACGGTCAGGAAGGCGACGAGGCGGCTTTTGCCCTCCGCCAGAGCGTGATCGAAATAGGCGATGGAGAGCGCGCGCCGCCCGGCCCTGTAGGCGGCCTCGAAGCCGCCCTCCCCTGCGCCGCTCTCGGCGGCAGCGACGCCGAGCTTGCCGATCCAGCCGGCCTGGGATTGCGACCAGCCGTCCGCTTTCGCGCGGTCGGCCAGCCTCGTCTCCAGCGATGCGCCCTGTTCAGCCATGAGGACCAACGCGGGCGGCGGCGGCAACGCCATGGGCAGCATGAGGCATCCTT comes from the Bosea sp. (in: a-proteobacteria) genome and includes:
- a CDS encoding NHLP bacteriocin system secretion protein, encoding MSERSLFRSEAQAVLQRPDQLSSGLRLVNPGYLTAVVMLCALLLAAIAGAAYIKVPISITGTGVVLSSKGVLEFTIASQQDGRITDLLVDIGQRVEPGQEIARLTLPSLATDLKLAESELDLIRSEETRVLALQERSTALFETLRKQQEANARDTIQLLGQRRELLQQLADGQELLRKSGNTTSERYLRVHAELAEVLERSASKQGDLLSLTLNSAEKQAQYERELQALQSRRAQAQRQIERLSDRIRHDTVIRSTQHGLVSELKVLPGDLVRFDTPLISLLPVDESFAGIRPGGERLVAAILIPVKDGKKMRVGMPALVDPTSVRRDVYGAIKGTVSKTPQVAASPEYLRHILRNDDLVRKLTASGPPFLITVEMERDKSTQTGFRWTSSQGPDAQITAGTLLEAKIVIDHVSVLSLLLPALKDLVRGPPAAVQPI